A single genomic interval of Acidobacteriota bacterium harbors:
- a CDS encoding glycosyltransferase family 4 protein encodes MNVAVLMSGDSPWSRQVVRGIAENGHRVTTVEVPDHPLSGIAPSDRLQESGEDPGDGTIQRRSVRFGRRSIKGPGILRLALTLRETVRKSGSEHLLTLYGGSFALAAWLSRVRPFAVYVVGSDVLFMRGFRRVLTRVALNAARAVFVNGEYLARKTRELAPRAPVIPLLMGIDTDRFSPVGKPPHPVRIVCTRAFKPVYDNERLIDALRLLEEWDGDYTVTFTSAGPLLERARSAARERLSPEMLDRVEFLGGVSDDLLLDTVRKSHIYVSMSLSDGTSTSLLEALSCGVFPVVSDIPQNREWIDPSIGNGLLFPLRDTEALAEALRQSISNPVMRERAAGPNRASVVERGCNRKKMKQLSEILFSGEFPDYPRRSTEEHDLLAKDGSSRRSPGC; translated from the coding sequence ATGAACGTGGCCGTCCTGATGTCAGGGGACTCCCCCTGGTCCCGGCAGGTCGTACGCGGGATCGCCGAAAACGGGCATCGGGTCACCACGGTCGAGGTTCCGGATCATCCCCTCTCGGGCATTGCCCCTTCGGACCGGCTGCAGGAATCCGGTGAGGATCCTGGTGACGGTACTATTCAGAGACGCTCTGTACGGTTTGGGCGCCGTTCCATCAAAGGGCCCGGGATCCTCCGGCTTGCCCTGACGCTGCGGGAAACCGTCCGGAAAAGCGGATCGGAGCATCTCCTGACTCTGTACGGAGGCAGTTTCGCCCTGGCCGCCTGGTTGAGCCGGGTCCGACCCTTTGCCGTCTACGTCGTGGGCAGTGACGTCCTGTTCATGCGCGGATTCCGTCGGGTCTTGACGCGGGTTGCGTTGAATGCCGCCCGGGCGGTGTTCGTCAACGGAGAGTACCTGGCCCGAAAAACTCGGGAACTGGCCCCGCGGGCCCCGGTCATCCCCCTGTTGATGGGCATCGACACCGACCGATTCTCGCCGGTGGGAAAGCCGCCTCACCCTGTCCGGATCGTCTGCACCCGGGCCTTCAAGCCCGTTTACGACAACGAACGGCTGATCGATGCCCTCCGTCTCCTGGAAGAGTGGGACGGAGATTACACGGTGACCTTTACCTCCGCCGGCCCCCTCCTGGAACGCGCTCGGTCAGCAGCCCGGGAGCGTTTGTCGCCCGAAATGCTGGACCGTGTGGAATTTCTCGGTGGGGTCTCCGACGACCTCCTGCTGGATACCGTTCGGAAATCCCATATCTATGTTTCCATGTCCCTCTCCGATGGCACATCGACCTCGCTGCTGGAAGCTCTGTCCTGCGGCGTTTTCCCGGTCGTGTCGGACATTCCCCAGAACCGTGAGTGGATCGACCCGTCGATCGGCAACGGGCTCCTGTTTCCCCTTCGGGACACGGAAGCCTTGGCAGAGGCGCTACGTCAATCCATCTCCAACCCGGTGATGCGGGAACGGGCCGCCGGCCCGAACCGGGCCAGCGTCGTCGAGCGGGGATGCAACCGAAAGAAAATGAAACAGTTGTCTGAGATCCTGTTCTCCGGTGAGTTCCCGGATTACCCCCGCCGGAGTACCGAAGAGCATGACCTTCTGGCCAAGGACGGATCAAGCAGACGATCTCCAGGATGTTAA
- a CDS encoding GDP-mannose 4,6-dehydratase, which translates to MKTALVTGVNGFSASHLVKRLQADAVRVIGLDVQAHLQAVLPDMEYHRVDVGDFEALSRTIRRIRPDGIFHLAAIGDGPFQDVFRTNALGTIHLLESVLAAGIDARILLVGSAAEYGRVGGFDLPVTEETACRPVTPYGLSKHFATLAGQSYFRRYGLKVVIARVFNLVGAGIPKSLVVGALLARARSALRDSAPPVVKAGNINSRRDFVSVTDAVEVYLQMAGGEFWGEIFNICSGRDWSIDEVVGMLFAHSPRPIDLEVDPALVRASEVDTIYGCNDKARRLLGFEIRTTLEEALRAAWEHEFGGGGQ; encoded by the coding sequence ATGAAAACAGCCCTCGTAACCGGTGTCAACGGTTTCAGCGCGTCACACCTGGTAAAGCGCCTGCAAGCTGACGCCGTCCGGGTGATCGGCCTGGACGTCCAGGCGCATCTTCAGGCTGTTCTGCCCGACATGGAATATCACCGCGTCGACGTGGGTGATTTCGAGGCGCTTTCCCGGACGATTCGCAGAATCAGGCCCGACGGCATCTTCCACTTGGCCGCGATCGGCGACGGCCCGTTCCAGGACGTCTTCCGGACAAACGCGCTGGGGACGATCCACCTCCTCGAATCGGTTCTCGCCGCCGGGATCGATGCCAGGATCCTCCTGGTCGGTTCGGCGGCCGAATACGGCCGGGTCGGCGGATTCGACCTGCCGGTAACGGAAGAGACCGCCTGCCGTCCGGTCACGCCTTACGGCCTGAGCAAGCACTTCGCCACCCTCGCAGGTCAGAGCTATTTCCGCCGCTATGGCCTGAAGGTCGTGATTGCCCGAGTCTTCAACCTGGTCGGCGCCGGAATCCCCAAATCGCTCGTCGTGGGGGCGCTCCTGGCGCGGGCCCGGTCGGCCCTGCGCGACAGCGCCCCGCCCGTGGTCAAGGCCGGAAACATCAACAGTCGCAGGGATTTCGTTTCGGTTACCGACGCCGTGGAGGTTTACCTGCAGATGGCGGGCGGGGAGTTCTGGGGGGAAATCTTCAATATCTGCTCAGGCCGGGACTGGAGCATTGACGAGGTCGTGGGGATGTTGTTTGCCCACTCGCCCCGCCCGATCGACCTCGAGGTGGACCCGGCCCTGGTCCGCGCTTCCGAGGTCGACACTATCTATGGCTGCAACGACAAGGCCAGGCGGTTGCTTGGGTTTGAAATCCGGACCACCCTGGAGGAGGCGCTCAGGGCCGCCTGGGAGCATGAGTTCGGCGGGGGTGGTCAATGA
- a CDS encoding ISNCY family transposase gives MRQVRDSQLQFGQTPIDQVAFSPRSRDDIPQLLRGLQYIYVTPGVREEVFRILEEMAAKRADSGNGRPGMELWKILVMGTLRLNLDWDYDRLLDRVNYHRLIRQMLGHGLLDDDREYKLQTLKDNVGLLTVETLDKINQVVVKAGHTVLKKNGGDGLDCRCDSFVVETDVHYPTDINLLWDAMRKVVELTAAAAEAAGVGGWRKSKHLLRELKRLFRRAQQAKRSTSSDPVKKAKQDEVVRAAHEAYLQLAGNLYERAMETVVLLQSMKMVDGLEEVARFASHARRQMDQVDRRVLKGEVIPHEEKVFSVFEEHTEWISKGKAGVPVELGLRVCVVEDQYRFILFHRVMRKETDDQVAVAMVEEAKARFPEVRTCSFDKGFHSPDNQEALRGLLERVFLPRKGKLSREAREAENEDGFVRARHQHSAEESAINALEVHGLDRCPDHGVEGFEKYVALAVLARNVQRLGVVLLKQDRRRAKRADRRQKTA, from the coding sequence ATGAGACAGGTGAGGGATTCACAGCTCCAGTTCGGACAAACCCCCATCGACCAGGTTGCGTTCAGCCCGCGGTCCAGAGACGACATTCCCCAGTTGCTCCGGGGGCTCCAGTACATCTACGTCACGCCGGGGGTACGGGAAGAAGTGTTCCGGATCCTGGAGGAGATGGCGGCGAAACGGGCGGACTCGGGAAACGGACGGCCGGGAATGGAACTGTGGAAGATCCTGGTGATGGGGACGCTGCGGCTGAACCTGGACTGGGACTACGACCGGCTGCTGGACCGGGTGAACTACCACCGGCTGATCCGCCAGATGCTGGGGCACGGGCTGCTGGACGACGACCGGGAGTACAAGCTGCAGACGCTGAAGGACAACGTGGGTCTGTTGACCGTGGAGACGTTGGACAAGATCAACCAGGTGGTGGTGAAAGCGGGTCACACGGTGCTAAAAAAAAACGGCGGAGACGGCCTCGACTGCCGTTGTGACTCGTTCGTGGTGGAGACGGACGTCCACTACCCGACGGACATCAACCTGCTGTGGGACGCCATGCGGAAAGTGGTGGAACTGACGGCGGCGGCGGCGGAAGCGGCGGGTGTGGGCGGGTGGCGAAAGAGCAAGCACCTGTTGAGGGAGCTCAAGCGTCTTTTCCGCCGGGCGCAGCAGGCGAAGCGGTCGACGTCTTCGGACCCGGTGAAGAAGGCGAAGCAGGACGAAGTGGTCCGGGCGGCGCACGAGGCCTACCTCCAGCTGGCGGGTAACCTTTACGAACGCGCGATGGAGACGGTGGTCCTGTTGCAGTCGATGAAGATGGTGGACGGTTTGGAAGAGGTGGCCCGGTTCGCCTCCCACGCCCGGCGGCAGATGGACCAGGTGGATCGGCGGGTGCTGAAGGGGGAGGTCATCCCGCACGAAGAGAAGGTGTTCTCGGTGTTCGAGGAGCACACGGAGTGGATCAGCAAGGGGAAGGCGGGAGTGCCGGTGGAGCTGGGTCTGCGGGTGTGTGTGGTGGAGGACCAGTACCGGTTCATCCTGTTTCACCGGGTGATGCGGAAGGAGACGGACGACCAGGTGGCGGTGGCCATGGTGGAGGAGGCCAAGGCGCGTTTCCCGGAGGTGAGGACCTGCAGTTTCGACAAGGGGTTTCATTCGCCGGACAACCAGGAGGCGCTGCGGGGGCTGCTGGAGCGGGTGTTTCTGCCCCGGAAGGGGAAGCTGTCCCGGGAAGCTCGGGAAGCGGAGAACGAGGATGGTTTTGTGCGGGCACGGCATCAGCACTCGGCGGAGGAGTCGGCGATCAACGCGCTGGAAGTGCATGGGCTGGACCGTTGCCCCGACCACGGGGTCGAGGGGTTCGAGAAGTACGTGGCGCTGGCGGTGCTGGCGCGGAACGTGCAGCGGCTGGGGGTGGTCCTGCTCAAACAGGACCGGCGGCGGGCGAAGCGGGCGGACCGCCGGCAGAAAACCGCCTGA
- a CDS encoding NTP transferase domain-containing protein translates to MMAVLLAGGKGTRLKPFTVTIPKPLLPLDDVPILEIVIRQLAAAGFDRIVLSLGHMHHLFAAIFGDGRRLGVKIEFSIEDEPLGTAGPLKLITDCEDDFLVMNGDILTTLDYRRLFEFHRSENAWATLAVHARDVQIDYGVVEVAPNGVLYKYIEKPRLSYSVSMGINILSRPALDFIPPGRKFDIPDLMLALKDAGKTVFCYETTCYWQDIGRFDDFQKANDDFVTDRAKFLPEPRHS, encoded by the coding sequence ATGATGGCGGTCCTGTTGGCGGGGGGCAAGGGCACCCGGCTCAAACCCTTCACGGTCACGATCCCCAAGCCGCTGCTCCCCCTGGACGACGTCCCGATCCTGGAAATCGTCATCCGGCAATTGGCGGCGGCGGGATTCGACCGGATCGTGCTCTCGCTCGGCCACATGCACCACCTGTTCGCTGCGATTTTCGGCGACGGGCGGCGGCTCGGGGTGAAGATCGAATTCAGCATCGAGGACGAACCCCTGGGGACGGCCGGCCCGCTCAAGCTGATCACCGATTGCGAGGACGATTTCCTGGTCATGAACGGCGACATCCTCACCACCCTGGACTATCGCCGACTGTTCGAGTTCCATCGGAGCGAGAACGCCTGGGCGACCCTCGCCGTGCACGCGAGGGACGTCCAGATCGATTACGGTGTCGTCGAGGTCGCCCCGAACGGCGTCCTGTATAAGTACATCGAAAAACCCAGGCTGTCCTATTCCGTCAGCATGGGCATCAACATCTTGTCGCGCCCGGCCCTCGACTTCATCCCTCCTGGACGAAAGTTCGACATCCCCGACCTGATGTTGGCCTTGAAAGACGCCGGGAAGACAGTCTTTTGTTACGAGACCACCTGCTACTGGCAGGATATCGGCCGTTTCGACGACTTCCAGAAAGCGAACGATGACTTTGTGACCGATCGGGCAAAGTTTCTTCCCGAGCCCAGGCATTCATGA
- a CDS encoding glycosyltransferase family 4 protein — MRIACLIESLGSGGAERQMSELAAGLREKGHPVALCYYHGQESVSDFYETRLKRSGVTVERLGVTGKLGRIRGARSWLNRVKPDVVQAYLPGSNAIAVLSGLGGRQWKVVVSERIDPDYGRRGNLRAKAITRLYRGADWIVANSHSILEALVTYMPAYRKKASVIWNCVDLDRFRPRENPKEPARFRFVCVASMNTRKNSRRLAEALALLKHRSPQPFDLRWVGRYNDQIPDQRNNMAETREIIERSGLGGEFTFAGEIENVESEYRQADAAVLVSTREGLPNTVCEGMASGLPIVAGAVADIPRIVQDGENGFLCDPWNVSDIARALERCLALSPEERARFGKASRRFAEEQFGRSGFIRNYESLYRSLFDGRSDSSMGRTSLTGGFTT, encoded by the coding sequence ATGAGAATCGCCTGCCTGATCGAAAGCCTTGGATCCGGCGGTGCCGAGCGGCAGATGTCCGAACTGGCCGCCGGCTTGCGGGAGAAAGGCCACCCGGTCGCACTCTGTTACTATCACGGGCAGGAGTCGGTCAGCGACTTTTACGAGACACGGCTGAAGCGGAGCGGGGTGACTGTCGAAAGGCTTGGTGTAACGGGGAAGCTCGGCCGGATCCGGGGAGCCCGGTCCTGGTTGAATCGGGTAAAGCCCGACGTCGTGCAAGCCTACCTTCCTGGCTCCAACGCGATCGCTGTGCTGAGCGGGCTCGGGGGAAGACAGTGGAAGGTCGTCGTCTCGGAGCGGATCGACCCGGATTATGGCAGAAGAGGGAACCTCCGGGCCAAGGCGATCACCCGTTTGTACCGGGGCGCGGACTGGATCGTGGCGAATTCCCATTCCATTCTCGAGGCGCTGGTGACGTACATGCCGGCCTATCGGAAGAAGGCTTCCGTGATCTGGAACTGCGTCGACTTGGACCGGTTCCGACCCCGGGAAAACCCCAAGGAGCCGGCACGGTTCCGGTTCGTCTGCGTCGCGTCCATGAATACCCGCAAGAATTCCCGCCGGCTGGCAGAAGCCTTGGCCCTGCTCAAGCATCGATCGCCCCAACCGTTCGATCTGCGGTGGGTGGGCCGGTACAACGACCAGATTCCCGACCAGCGGAACAACATGGCGGAAACGCGGGAAATCATCGAGCGGTCCGGGCTCGGCGGGGAGTTCACTTTCGCCGGGGAGATCGAGAACGTGGAATCCGAATACCGCCAGGCCGACGCGGCGGTCCTCGTCTCCACCCGGGAAGGGCTCCCGAACACGGTCTGCGAGGGCATGGCCAGCGGGTTGCCGATCGTGGCCGGTGCGGTCGCCGACATTCCCCGGATCGTCCAGGACGGTGAAAACGGGTTCCTTTGCGACCCCTGGAATGTCTCAGACATCGCCCGGGCCCTGGAACGGTGCCTGGCCCTCTCGCCGGAAGAACGGGCTCGGTTCGGGAAGGCCTCGCGGCGTTTTGCTGAAGAACAGTTCGGAAGGAGCGGGTTCATCCGGAATTACGAGTCGCTTTACCGCTCGTTGTTCGACGGGCGATCCGACAGTTCCATGGGACGAACCAGTCTCACGGGAGGATTCACGACATGA
- a CDS encoding polysaccharide biosynthesis protein, translating to MRIDDEIASIATGRDFDLFSPDIAARREEIAGCVEGRRFLFIGGAGSIGSATLRALLDFVPAAVHVVDQNENSLAELVRDLRSSPRGLNVPDFRCLPLDFGSPIMHRFLLEQPPYDAILNFAAIKHVRSEKDTCSLLQMWDTNVLKNARLLRWLNGPLAPARFFSVSTDKAANPVNLMGASKRLMEDVIFASLWTKPPGPRVTSARFANVAFSEGSLLQSFQKRLEKRQPLAVPKGTRRYFISLREAGQICLLALVCAPPGHLLIPRLDPESDLRELEAIAVAFLRQHGWEPKVYENELSARTNVENDTGAGKYPLLLTPLDTCGEKAFEEFVGEGESAVEVRLPNLVGIEARPGPSGVLERFLKRIESIIEDNASPAGKEWLKREMRSLMPTFRHKDTPNSLDDRM from the coding sequence ATGCGGATTGATGACGAAATCGCTTCGATCGCCACGGGCCGGGACTTCGATCTCTTCAGCCCTGACATCGCCGCGCGCAGAGAAGAGATCGCCGGCTGCGTCGAGGGGAGGCGGTTCCTTTTCATCGGAGGGGCCGGGAGCATTGGCTCGGCCACCCTCCGCGCCCTGCTGGACTTCGTTCCCGCCGCCGTTCACGTCGTCGACCAGAACGAAAACAGCCTGGCCGAACTGGTGCGCGACCTGCGGAGCAGCCCCCGGGGATTGAATGTTCCCGATTTCCGATGCCTGCCCCTCGACTTCGGCTCCCCGATCATGCACCGGTTCTTGCTGGAGCAGCCTCCCTACGACGCTATCCTGAATTTCGCCGCCATCAAGCACGTCCGCTCGGAAAAGGACACCTGTTCCCTCCTTCAGATGTGGGACACCAACGTCCTCAAGAACGCCCGACTGCTGCGCTGGCTCAACGGGCCCCTCGCCCCCGCCCGTTTCTTCAGCGTGTCCACCGACAAGGCCGCCAACCCCGTCAACCTGATGGGCGCCAGCAAGCGGCTCATGGAGGACGTCATCTTCGCTTCGTTGTGGACAAAGCCGCCCGGCCCCCGGGTTACCTCCGCCCGGTTTGCCAACGTCGCGTTCTCGGAGGGGAGTCTTCTGCAGAGTTTCCAGAAACGTCTGGAAAAACGGCAGCCCCTCGCCGTTCCAAAGGGCACCCGCCGGTATTTCATCTCGCTGCGAGAAGCCGGTCAGATCTGTCTCCTGGCCCTGGTTTGTGCCCCGCCCGGGCACCTACTCATCCCGCGGCTCGACCCCGAGAGCGACCTGCGTGAACTGGAGGCCATCGCGGTTGCGTTTCTCCGCCAACACGGCTGGGAGCCGAAGGTTTACGAGAATGAATTGTCAGCCCGAACCAATGTCGAGAATGATACGGGAGCCGGCAAGTACCCGCTCCTGCTCACCCCGCTGGACACCTGCGGCGAGAAGGCTTTCGAGGAATTCGTCGGCGAGGGGGAATCCGCCGTCGAGGTCAGGCTGCCGAACCTGGTCGGGATCGAGGCGCGACCGGGGCCTTCGGGAGTACTTGAGAGGTTCCTCAAACGGATCGAGTCGATCATCGAGGACAACGCGTCGCCCGCCGGGAAGGAATGGCTAAAAAGAGAGATGCGGTCCCTGATGCCGACCTTTCGGCACAAAGACACCCCCAACAGCCTCGATGACCGAATGTGA